A part of Canis lupus familiaris isolate Mischka breed German Shepherd chromosome 4, alternate assembly UU_Cfam_GSD_1.0, whole genome shotgun sequence genomic DNA contains:
- the CHST3 gene encoding carbohydrate sulfotransferase 3, which yields MEKGLAFPQDCRDFLHSLRMRSKYALFLAFVVVVFVFIEKENKIISRVSDKLKQIPQPLVDANSTDPALILADNASLLSLSELDSAFTQLQGRLRNLSLQLGVEPAGEAEAGLEAAAREGGPPRPTEARPRRHVLLMATTRTGSSFVGEFFNQQGNIFYLFEPLWHIERTVTFEPGGANAAGAALVYRDVLKQLFLCDLYVLEHFISPLPEDHLTQFMFRRGSSRSLCEEPVCTPFVKKVFEKYHCKNRRCGPLNVTLAAEACRRKDHMALKAVRIRQLEFLQPLAEDPRLDLRVIQLVRDPRAVLASRMVAFAGKYEGWKKWLAEGQARLGEEEVQRLRGNCESIRLSAELGLRQPAWLRGRYMLVRYEDVARWPLQKAREMYRFAGIPLTAQVEDWIRRNTQAAQDASGIYSTQKNSSEQFEKWRFGMPFKLAQVVQAACGPAMRLFGYRLARDAAALANRSVSLLEERGTFWVT from the exons ATGGAGAAAGGACTCGCTTTTCCCCAGGACTGCCGGGACTTTCTGCACAGCCTGAGAATGAGGAGCAAATATGCCCTTTTCCTGGcttttgtggtggtggtttttgtcttcattgaaaaggaaaataaaatcatatcaag GGTGTCAGACAAGCTGAAGCAGATCCCACAACCCCTGGTGGACGCCAACAGCACCGACCCGGCCCTGATCTTGGCGGACAACGCGTCCCTCCTGTCCCTGAGCGAGCTGGATTCAGCCTTCACCCAGCTGCAGGGCCGCCTGCGGAACCTGAGTCTGCAGCTGGGCGTAGAGCCCGCCGGGGAGGCCGAGGCCGGGCTGGAGGCCGCGGCCCGGGAAGGGGGGCCACCCCGGCCCACCGAGGCCCGGCCGCGGCGCCACGTGCTCCTCATGGCCACCACGCGCACCGGCTCCTCGTTCGTGGGCGAGTTCTTCAACCAGCAGGGCAACATCTTCTACCTCTTCGAGCCGCTGTGGCACATCGAGCGCACCGTGACCTTCGAGCCCGGAGGCGCCAACGCGGCGGGCGCGGCCCTGGTCTACCGCGACGTGCTCAAGCAGCTGTTCCTGTGCGACCTGTACGTGCTGGAGCACTTCATCAGCCCGCTGCCCGAGGACCACCTGACCCAGTTCATGTTCCGCCGCGGCTCCAGCCGCTCGCTGTGCGAGGAGCCCGTGTGCACGCCCTTCGTCAAGAAGGTCTTCGAGAAGTACCACTGCAAGAACCGCCGCTGCGGGCCGCTCAACGTGACGCTGGCCGCCGAGGCCTGCCGCCGCAAGGACCACATGGCGCTCAAGGCCGTGCGCATCCGGCAGCTGGAGTTCCTGCAGCCGCTGGCCGAGGACCCGCGGCTGGACCTGCGCGTCATCCAGCTGGTGCGGGACCCGCGCGCCGTGCTGGCCTCCCGCATGGTGGCCTTCGCCGGCAAGTACGAGGGCTGGAAGAAGTGGCTGGCCGAGGGCCAGGCGCGCCTGGGCGAGGAGGAGGTGCAGCGGCTGCGGGGCAACTGCGAGAGCATCCGGCTGTCGGCCGAGCTGGGCCTGCGGCAGCCCGCCTGGCTGCGCGGCCGCTACATGCTGGTGCGCTACGAGGACGTGGCGCGCTGGCCGCTGCAGAAGGCGCGCGAGATGTACCGCTTCGCCGGCATCCCGCTCACGGCGCAGGTGGAGGACTGGATCCGCAGGAACACGCAGGCGGCCCAGGACGCCAGCGGCATCTACTCCACGCAGAAGAACTCCTCGGAGCAGTTCGAGAAGTGGCGCTTCGGCATGCCCTTCAAGCTGGCGCAGGTGGTGCAGGCCGCCTGCGGGCCCGCCATGCGCCTCTTCGGCTACCGGCTGGCGCGGGACGCCGCCGCCCTGGCCAACCGCTCCGTCAGCCTGCTGGAGGAGCGGGGAACCTTCTGGGTCACGTAG